In Oncorhynchus tshawytscha isolate Ot180627B linkage group LG23, Otsh_v2.0, whole genome shotgun sequence, the following proteins share a genomic window:
- the LOC112234894 gene encoding L-rhamnose-binding lectin CSL2 isoform X1 translates to MLLVRLTAFTLLAAVCCTLPAAATRVVTCDNGENVQFLICDSGVIFIERALYGRTDGTTCREGRPANQLTNTQCSQTGTLEVLSHRCNGKQVCEVNTEVFRTSDPCVGIYKYLETTYTCIPATRSITCEGSDALLECDEGTIQIYSANYGRRDQLVCSFNRPANQLANTNCLSQSITTSKVAERCNGKSQCDVSASNSLYGDPCVGTYKYLDVAYTCG, encoded by the exons TGCTGGCTGCAGTTTGCTGTACACTACCAGCTGCAG CGACGAGAGTGGTCACCTGTGACAATGGAGAAAACGTCCAGTTCCTGATCTGTG ATTCTGGAGTGATCTTCATTGAGAGAGCTCTGTATGGAAGGACTGACGGAACCACCTGCAGAGAAGGACGACCTGCCAACCAGCTGACCAACACACAGTGTTCACAGACGGGCACCCTGGAGGTCCTCTCACACAG GTGCAATGGGAAACAGGTGTGTGAAGTGAACACTGAAGTCTTCCGTACTTCTGACCCCTGTGTTGGAATCTACAAATACCTGGAAACCACCTACACCTGCATCCCAGCAA CACGCAGCATCACGTGTGAAGGCTCTGATGCTCTACTAGAATGTG aTGAAGGAACGATCCAGATCTACAGTGCCAACTATGGCCGCCGTGACCAGCTAGTGTGTTCCTTTAATCGGCCCGCTAACCAACTAGCCAACACCAACTGCCTCAGCCAATCCATAACCACCAGTAAGGTGGCAGAGAG GTGTAATGGGAAGAGCCAGTGTGACGTCTCGGCGTCCAACTCTCTGTATGGAGATCCCTGTGTAGGAACCTACAAGTACCTGGATGTGGCTTACACCTGTGGCTAA
- the LOC112234894 gene encoding L-rhamnose-binding lectin CSL2 isoform X2, whose protein sequence is MLLVRLTAFTLLAAVCCTLPAAATRVVTCDNGENVQFLICDSGVIFIERALYGRTDGTTCREGRPANQLTNTQCSQTGTLEVLSHRCNGKQVCEVNTEVFRTSDPCVGIYKYLETTYTCIPATRSITCEGSDVLLECDEGTIQIYSANYGRRDQLVCSFNRPANQLANTNCLSQSITTSKVAERCNGKSQCDVSASNSLYGDPCVGTYKYLDVAYTCG, encoded by the exons TGCTGGCTGCAGTTTGCTGTACACTACCAGCTGCAG CGACGAGAGTGGTCACCTGTGACAATGGAGAAAACGTCCAGTTCCTGATCTGTG ATTCTGGAGTGATCTTCATTGAGAGAGCTCTGTATGGAAGGACTGACGGAACCACCTGCAGAGAAGGACGACCTGCCAACCAGCTGACCAACACACAGTGTTCACAGACGGGCACCCTGGAGGTCCTCTCACACAG GTGCAATGGGAAACAGGTGTGTGAAGTGAACACTGAAGTCTTCCGTACTTCTGACCCCTGTGTTGGAATCTACAAATACCTGGAAACCACCTACACCTGCATCCCAGCAA CACGCAGCATCACGTGTGAAG GCTCTGATGTTCTACTAGAATGTG aTGAAGGAACGATCCAGATCTACAGTGCCAACTATGGCCGCCGTGACCAGCTAGTGTGTTCCTTTAATCGGCCCGCTAACCAACTAGCCAACACCAACTGCCTCAGCCAATCCATAACCACCAGTAAGGTGGCAGAGAG GTGTAATGGGAAGAGCCAGTGTGACGTCTCGGCGTCCAACTCTCTGTATGGAGATCCCTGTGTAGGAACCTACAAGTACCTGGATGTGGCTTACACCTGTGGCTAA